Proteins encoded in a region of the Streptomyces sp. NBC_00258 genome:
- a CDS encoding TerD family protein: protein MTAELVRGQNHPLPQARLEIRVSAGKPIVAGATLSDEQGTVHGVEWVAHPGSPTLPGLEVSKQAAADHRLACDLDALPESVHRVSVLLALPSGGSGPVRFGSVAAPFVAVTGLDGSEVASYTITGLDAESAVVALELYRRQGAWKVRAVGQGYAGGLAELLADQGLPQAHQLAGSINEAVAQGLARSVAAPPPRTSEGDRSRHAATPALGQNQGGATPQGAPGHVSPQHGHPGGQGHTASGAPGHTTPQGGHPGGPAQPDPSAVTQPAGAAAGGPVDYSHPGRQAAAPPPPPPTAPPARPGQPAQPVAGDATGWSMEERLYNQVWGMFEDLARATAAYRSAVDFAESRMEQELDKVLSDPRSRIGGQGDAAREAARAKHSQLIDRAREALDRDLAQLTAEAEVVEPALPPAFARWDNPVWHGYRVPMEIPMALRLGDLHLPESAGLSIPMLVRLPLERGLWIDSGRSGSSDASIADSDELRRLGMDTAVAIAARLLAVYPAGEYTLHVIDPAGSGASSLAPLVQTGVLNGPPAVGAAGVTDVLGRLTQRVDLVQMAIRGGAADSLPPDLDPAEQLLIVNDFPHGFDDRAVTQLRYLADEGPAVGVHLMLVADREDATAYGPLLDPLWRSLLRLTPVPDDHLADPWVGHAWTYDPSRVPPGSQVLQHVLTQVAAARRSWNR from the coding sequence ATGACGGCTGAGCTGGTCCGGGGGCAGAACCACCCGCTGCCCCAGGCCCGACTTGAGATCCGGGTGTCGGCCGGAAAACCGATCGTGGCCGGGGCCACGCTCAGCGACGAACAGGGCACGGTGCACGGTGTCGAGTGGGTGGCCCATCCGGGCTCACCCACTCTGCCCGGCCTGGAGGTCTCCAAGCAGGCGGCGGCCGACCACCGCCTCGCGTGCGACCTGGACGCCCTGCCCGAGTCCGTGCACCGGGTCAGCGTGCTGCTCGCGCTGCCGTCCGGAGGCAGCGGGCCGGTCAGGTTCGGCTCCGTCGCCGCGCCCTTCGTCGCGGTCACCGGACTCGACGGCTCCGAGGTCGCCAGCTACACGATCACGGGGCTCGACGCCGAGTCGGCCGTCGTCGCACTGGAGCTCTACCGCAGGCAGGGTGCCTGGAAGGTCCGAGCCGTCGGCCAGGGATACGCGGGCGGCCTCGCCGAACTCCTCGCCGACCAGGGCCTGCCCCAGGCCCACCAACTCGCGGGCAGCATCAACGAAGCGGTCGCCCAGGGCCTCGCCCGTTCGGTCGCCGCACCCCCGCCGCGGACCTCGGAGGGCGACCGCTCACGGCACGCCGCGACCCCGGCGCTGGGTCAGAACCAGGGCGGAGCCACGCCCCAGGGCGCCCCCGGCCACGTATCACCGCAGCACGGACACCCGGGAGGGCAGGGACACACGGCGTCCGGCGCTCCCGGACACACGACGCCGCAGGGCGGCCACCCCGGAGGGCCCGCGCAGCCGGACCCGTCCGCCGTCACCCAGCCCGCCGGTGCCGCAGCCGGCGGACCCGTCGACTACAGCCACCCGGGACGGCAGGCCGCCGCGCCTCCGCCGCCCCCGCCGACAGCGCCCCCGGCCCGGCCGGGACAGCCCGCGCAGCCCGTCGCGGGCGACGCGACCGGCTGGTCCATGGAGGAGCGCCTGTACAACCAGGTGTGGGGCATGTTCGAGGACCTGGCCCGCGCCACGGCCGCGTACCGCAGCGCGGTCGACTTCGCCGAGTCGCGTATGGAGCAGGAACTCGACAAGGTCCTGTCCGACCCGCGCAGCCGCATCGGCGGACAGGGCGACGCGGCGCGTGAGGCCGCCCGCGCCAAGCATTCCCAGTTGATCGACCGGGCCAGGGAGGCCCTCGACCGCGACCTCGCCCAGCTCACCGCCGAGGCAGAGGTCGTCGAGCCCGCGCTGCCGCCCGCCTTCGCGCGCTGGGACAACCCTGTCTGGCACGGCTACCGGGTCCCGATGGAGATCCCCATGGCCCTGCGCCTGGGCGACCTCCACCTGCCCGAGAGCGCGGGCCTGAGTATTCCGATGCTGGTGCGGCTGCCGCTGGAGCGCGGTCTGTGGATCGACAGCGGACGCTCCGGATCCTCCGACGCTTCGATCGCCGACTCCGACGAACTGCGCCGCCTCGGCATGGACACCGCGGTGGCGATCGCGGCCCGGCTCCTCGCCGTCTATCCGGCGGGCGAGTACACGCTGCATGTCATCGACCCGGCGGGCTCCGGCGCCTCGTCCCTCGCGCCCCTCGTACAGACCGGCGTGCTCAACGGCCCGCCCGCCGTCGGCGCGGCAGGGGTGACCGACGTACTGGGCCGGCTCACGCAACGCGTCGATCTCGTACAGATGGCGATCCGCGGCGGTGCGGCCGACTCCTTGCCGCCCGACCTCGACCCGGCCGAGCAGCTGCTGATCGTCAACGACTTCCCGCACGGCTTCGACGACCGCGCGGTGACCCAGCTGCGCTATCTCGCGGACGAGGGCCCGGCCGTCGGCGTCCACCTCATGCTGGTCGCCGACCGGGAGGACGCCACCGCCTACGGACCGCTGCTCGACCCGCTGTGGCGCTCGCTGCTCCGGCTCACACCCGTGCCCGACGACCACCTCGCCGACCCGTGGGTCGGGCACGCGTGGACCTACGACCCCTCGCGCGTGCCTCCGGGCAGCCAGGTGCTCCAGCACGTCCTCACCCAGGTCGCGGCGGCCCGCCGCTCGTGGAACCGCTGA
- a CDS encoding TerC family protein, with protein sequence MDVSVTLWVLTIVGLAALIAVDFFIGRKPHDVSIKEAGIWTIVWIVLAALFGLGLLVFSGGQPSGEFFAGFITEKSLSVDNLFVFVLIMAKFSVPTQYQQRVLLVGVLIALVLRAIFIAAGAAILASFAWVFYIFGAFLIYTAWKLIQEARADESDEDWEENKLLKAAEKRFGVADRYHGTKLWIQQNGKRVMTPMLVVMLAIGTTDVLFALDSIPAIFGLTQDPYIVFTANAFALMGLRQLYFLIGGLLRKLVHLSYGLSVILGFIGVKLVLHALHESGVHVPEISIPVSLGVICAVLVVTTITSLMASKKQAAAEAAQSDDEGAPKDSIEA encoded by the coding sequence GTGGATGTTTCCGTGACCCTTTGGGTCCTGACGATCGTGGGCCTCGCGGCCCTCATCGCGGTCGATTTCTTCATCGGCCGCAAGCCGCACGACGTATCAATCAAGGAAGCCGGAATCTGGACGATCGTCTGGATCGTGCTGGCCGCGCTGTTCGGCCTCGGACTTCTGGTCTTCTCCGGGGGCCAGCCCTCCGGAGAGTTCTTCGCCGGCTTCATCACCGAGAAGTCGCTGAGCGTCGACAACCTCTTCGTCTTCGTCCTGATCATGGCGAAGTTCTCCGTGCCCACGCAGTACCAGCAGCGGGTGCTGCTGGTCGGTGTGCTCATAGCGCTCGTCCTGCGCGCGATATTCATCGCCGCGGGCGCCGCGATCCTCGCGAGCTTCGCGTGGGTGTTCTACATCTTCGGCGCGTTCCTCATCTACACCGCCTGGAAGCTGATCCAGGAGGCCCGGGCGGACGAGTCCGACGAGGACTGGGAGGAGAACAAGCTCCTCAAGGCCGCCGAGAAGCGCTTCGGTGTCGCCGACCGCTACCACGGCACCAAGCTGTGGATCCAGCAGAACGGCAAGCGGGTCATGACGCCGATGCTGGTCGTCATGCTCGCGATCGGCACCACCGACGTGCTCTTCGCGCTCGACTCGATCCCGGCGATCTTCGGCCTGACGCAGGACCCGTACATCGTCTTCACGGCCAACGCGTTCGCGCTGATGGGTCTGCGGCAGCTGTACTTCCTGATCGGCGGACTCCTCAGGAAGCTGGTCCACCTCAGCTACGGCCTGTCGGTGATCCTCGGCTTCATCGGCGTCAAGCTCGTGCTGCACGCGCTGCACGAGTCCGGCGTCCACGTCCCGGAGATCTCGATCCCGGTCTCCCTCGGCGTGATCTGCGCGGTCCTGGTGGTCACCACGATCACCAGCCTGATGGCCTCCAAGAAGCAGGCGGCGGCCGAGGCGGCGCAGAGCGACGACGAAGGCGCTCCGAAGGACAGCATCGAG